The nucleotide window GGAACAGGCCCTGGACGAAACCAAGCCCATTCTGGAGCGTCTGAAGTTCCTGCTGATTTTCTCCAGCAACATGGACGAGTTCTTCGAGATCCGCGTCGCGGGGCTCAAGAGCCAGATCGCCTTCGATCACGAAATCGTCGGACCGGATGGCATTCCACCGAAACGCGCGCTGGCCGAAATCAGCGAGATCACCCACAAGCAGATAGAACGCCAGTACGCGATCCTCAACGAACGCATCCTGCCGGAGCTCGATCGCCAGGGCATCCGCATCGTTCGCCGAAATGAGTGGTCGCACAAGCAAAAAATGTGGGTGCGACGCTATTTCCGGCATGAAGTGGCGCCGCTCGTGACGCCGATCGGCCTCGATCCGACGCATCCGTTCCCACTACTGGTGAACAAGAGCCTCAATTTCATCGTGCAACTGGAAGGCGTCGACGCCTTCGGCCGTGATTCGGGCCTCGCCGTGGTTCCGGCACCGCGCGTGCTGCCGCGACTGATCCGCTTGCCGGATGAAGTCTGCGAAGGCGGTGACAACTTCGTCCTGCTGTCGTCGATCATCCACGCGCATGCCGACGAACTGTTCCCGGGCATGTCGGTGAAGGGCTGCTACCAGTTCCGCCTGACACGCAACGCCGACCTCACCATCGACCCGGAAGACGTCGAAGACCTCGCCCGTGCGCTGCGCGGCGAACTGTATTCGCGCCGTTTCGGCGATGCCGTCCGCCTGGAAGTGGCCGACAACTGCCCGAAGGAACTCACCGATTACCTGCTGCGTCAGTTCGGTTTGACGGCGGCAGAAATGTACGAGGTCAATGGCCCGGTCAACCTTGCGCGCCTGTTCGGGCTCGCCAGCAAAACGCATGCGCCGCAGCTGCTCTATCCGCCCTTTACGCCGTCGATTCCCAAATCGCTGAAAAAAGCCGAGGATCTGTTCCAGGTGATCAACAAGCAGGATGTGCTCCTGCTGCACCCGTATGAATCGTTTGCGCCGGTGGTGGACCTCCTGCACCAGGCAGCGAAAGATCCGAACGTTCTGGCGATCAAGCAGACGCTTTATCGCAGCGGTGCCAACTCGGAAATCGTCGACGCACTCGTCGATGCGGCGCGGGCGGGCAAGGAAGTCACCGTCGTGGTGGAGCTGCGCGCGCGATTCGACGAAGAGTCAAATCTTTCGCTTGCCTCACGACTGCAGCAAGCAGGCGCCATGGTCATCTACGGCGTGGTGGGCGTGAAAACGCACGCCAAGCTGATGCTGATTCAGCGACGCGAAGGCGAAGAGCTTGTCCGCTACGCCCATCTGGGCACCGGCAACTACCACACCGGCAACGCGCGCCTGTATACCGACTACAGCCTGCTCACCTCCGACCAGGCGCTGTGCGAAGACGTCCACAAGCTTTTTAGCCAGCTCACCGGCATGGGCAAGATCCTGCGCATGAAGAAGCTGCTGCATGCTCCCTTCACGCTCAAGAAAACCCTGCTCGAACTAATCACGCGCGAAACGGCGCATGCCTCAGCGGGCCGCGCCGCCCACATTCTCATCAAGATCAATGCCCTCACCGATCCGAAGATGATCCGCGCGCTTTACAAAGCCAGCATGGCCGGCGTGCGCGTGGACCTGATCGTGCGCGGCATGTGCTGCCTGCGCCCAGGCGTGCCCGGCGTCTCGCACAACATCGTCGTCCGCTCGATCGTGGGCCGCTTCCTCGAACACAGTCGCGTCTACTACTTCGCCAACAACGGCGACGAGCAGTACTACCTTGCCAGTGCTGACCTGATGGAACGCAACCTCGATCGTCGCGTCGAGACCGGCTTCCCGATCGACAGCAAGAAGCTGCAGCAGCGACTGAAGAAGGAGCTGGAGCTGTATCTCACCGACAATTGCAGTGCGTGGGAACTCCAGCCCGACAGCAACTACACGCGCTTGCTGCCGACGCCGGGCCAGATGAGCCGCAATGTGCAATCGCAGCTGCTGGAAAAGCTGTGCGGCGTGGGCGCACAGACCGAGGTGTGATCGACACACCCCGGCATGTGACGCCGCGCTAGCCGAGCCGCTTCACCCACGCGACATATTTGTCCACGAAGCCCTGCAGGAATTTCTGCGTGCCTTCGTTGGCGATATGGCCCTCGCCGTCGATCAGTTCATCCTTGAAATGGATGAATACTTCGGGCTGGCCCAGTACGGCGACATCGAGATAGGCCAGCACGTTGCGCAGATGTTGCTGGGACAGCGCCGTGCCTGTCGATCCGATCGACGCGCCAATCACGGCTCCTGGCTTGCCGGCGAACGAATTCGTACCCCAGGGGCGCGAGGCGATATCGATGGCGTTCTTCAGTACGCCCGGAATGGAGCGGTTGTATTCCGGCGTCACGAATAACAGCGCGTCGGCCGCCTCGATGGTTTGCTTGAGGTGCTTGCAGGCCAGTGGATAATCGGCGTCAAAGTCCTGGTTGTAGAGCGGGAGGCCGTCGATGGCCACATGCTCGAACGTGAACTCCTTGGGGGCCAGCCGCTCAACGGCCAGCGCCAGGCGCTTGTTGATCGATTCCTTGCGCAGGCTACCCACGAAAACAGCAATCTTGGTGCTCATCTAGCGGCTCTCCGTCATGGATTGGCAACATGGCGCCCTGGCGCCAGCGACCTCGACGAGGATGCCGATGACCGGGAAAAGGCCATGTGATTTCTCCGGGCCACCTGCCCCTAGGCCTTTTGTGGGATTGGGTGCGGGGACAGGCCTGCGCAAGAATCGACCCTCACCAACATGATCGGCCCAACCATCGCGTTCCCCCACCGCCCATCCGGCGACGCGACAGGACTGGCGACCGATGACCGGATCCGTCCGCCTTTTGCGCATTGATGGGTAGAAGGCGATTTGGCAGGGGTAGTCGATGAACAGGCTGACAGGGCAGCGTGTTAACAACGCCTGGCGGCGCATGCTCGGCATGCTGCTGGCCTTGCTGCTGCCCATGCCGCTGATAGCCGCCAATGCACCCCTGGGCGCGGGTTGGCGGGATGTGCGGCCCGGCGACTCCCCGGATCGCGTCCTCGAGGCCTACCGCCGCAACGAACTCAACAGCTTCGACCCCAACCTGCTGCATCAGGTGCCCCGGGCCGGGCTGGGCACCTGGGTAGTGATCCAGCCGCAGGCGCCGCTGCTGCGCGAAGAGCGCGTGCTTTCGATCACGCCGCCGCCGCTGTCGTCCGTCTCGTTGTATCGCGCCGACGGTAGCGTGGAGACCCTCGCGCTGGACGACTTTTCCGCGCCGGCCCACGGACATGGTCGGCTGTCCTTTCGCCTTACCGATGACCAACCCGCCAATGCCGCCGTCCTGCTGAAATTCGAGCCGGCACTGTCGGCGGCACCCGTGCGATTCGAACTCCAGTCCTGGAGCGACTACCTGCACAGCGACGCCAGGTGGCTCGTGTTTTCCAGCGCGTGCTTTGCCATCATGGCCGCCATGGCGCTGATGGCCCTGTGCCTCGCGCTGATGCTGCGAGATGCCACCTTTGGCTGGTACGCCGGTTACATCCTCTGCTACAGCCTGATCCAGGGCATGCGCAGTGGCTTCCTTTTCCATCCCCTCGAGATCGAGTGGCTTGCCGGCACGGCCGGACTGATCGCGCCCACCGCCGCGGCCCTTTCGGTGGCCTTCGCGGCGGTATTCGTCACCCGCTTCTGCGAATTGCCACGCTTCGCCCCTCTCCT belongs to Dyella terrae and includes:
- a CDS encoding NADPH-dependent FMN reductase, producing the protein MSTKIAVFVGSLRKESINKRLALAVERLAPKEFTFEHVAIDGLPLYNQDFDADYPLACKHLKQTIEAADALLFVTPEYNRSIPGVLKNAIDIASRPWGTNSFAGKPGAVIGASIGSTGTALSQQHLRNVLAYLDVAVLGQPEVFIHFKDELIDGEGHIANEGTQKFLQGFVDKYVAWVKRLG
- the ppk1 gene encoding polyphosphate kinase 1, with product MTSRSDARPAPISDIIDDASVETDSAPAVAPLVGAQDLNESSLYIHRELSQLQFNIRVLEQALDETKPILERLKFLLIFSSNMDEFFEIRVAGLKSQIAFDHEIVGPDGIPPKRALAEISEITHKQIERQYAILNERILPELDRQGIRIVRRNEWSHKQKMWVRRYFRHEVAPLVTPIGLDPTHPFPLLVNKSLNFIVQLEGVDAFGRDSGLAVVPAPRVLPRLIRLPDEVCEGGDNFVLLSSIIHAHADELFPGMSVKGCYQFRLTRNADLTIDPEDVEDLARALRGELYSRRFGDAVRLEVADNCPKELTDYLLRQFGLTAAEMYEVNGPVNLARLFGLASKTHAPQLLYPPFTPSIPKSLKKAEDLFQVINKQDVLLLHPYESFAPVVDLLHQAAKDPNVLAIKQTLYRSGANSEIVDALVDAARAGKEVTVVVELRARFDEESNLSLASRLQQAGAMVIYGVVGVKTHAKLMLIQRREGEELVRYAHLGTGNYHTGNARLYTDYSLLTSDQALCEDVHKLFSQLTGMGKILRMKKLLHAPFTLKKTLLELITRETAHASAGRAAHILIKINALTDPKMIRALYKASMAGVRVDLIVRGMCCLRPGVPGVSHNIVVRSIVGRFLEHSRVYYFANNGDEQYYLASADLMERNLDRRVETGFPIDSKKLQQRLKKELELYLTDNCSAWELQPDSNYTRLLPTPGQMSRNVQSQLLEKLCGVGAQTEV